A region of Streptomyces deccanensis DNA encodes the following proteins:
- a CDS encoding acyl-CoA dehydrogenase family protein, protein MSAPPLKKPVVTEREARQVAEAAREQAWRKPSFAKELFLGRFRLDLIHPHPLPTDEAVRRGEQFLTKLRAFCETKVDGALIEREARIPDEVINGLKELGALGMKIDPKYGGLGLTQVYYNKALALVGSASPAIGVLLSAHQSIGVPQPLKLFGTPEQKEKFLPRCARTDISAFLLTEPDVGSDPARLATSAVPDGDDYILDGVKLWTTNGVVADLLVVMARVPRSEGHKGGITAFVVESDSPGVTVENRNAFMGLRGIENGVTRFHQVRVPAANRIGPEGAGLKIALTTLNTGRLSLPASCVAAGKWCLKIAREWSAAREQWGKPVAHHEAVGQKISFIAATTFALEAVLDLSSQMADEDRNDIRIEGALAKLFASEMGWKIADELVQIRGGRGFETADSLRARGERAVPAEQILRDLRINRIFEGSTEIMHLLIAREAVDAHLTVAGDLIDPDKSLSDKAKAGANAGVFYAKWLPKLVAGPGQLPRTYGDFHPAGHPDLAAHLRYVERGARKLARSTFYAMSRWQGRMETKQGFLGRIVDIGAELFAMSAAVVRAELLRTTTDHGREAYQLADTFCRQSRIRVEELFGRLWTNTDDIDHKVVKGVLGGAYAWLEQGVIDPSGEGPWIADATPGESEKENVHRRIR, encoded by the coding sequence ATGTCCGCCCCACCCCTCAAGAAGCCCGTCGTCACCGAACGTGAGGCCCGCCAGGTGGCGGAGGCCGCCCGGGAGCAGGCCTGGCGCAAGCCCAGTTTCGCCAAGGAACTGTTCCTGGGCCGGTTCCGCCTCGACCTCATCCACCCCCACCCGCTCCCCACGGACGAGGCCGTCCGGCGCGGCGAGCAGTTCCTGACCAAGCTCCGCGCGTTCTGCGAGACCAAGGTCGACGGGGCGCTGATCGAGCGCGAGGCCCGCATCCCCGACGAGGTCATCAACGGGCTCAAGGAACTCGGCGCCCTCGGCATGAAGATCGACCCCAAGTACGGCGGTCTCGGCCTCACCCAGGTGTACTACAACAAGGCGCTGGCCCTGGTCGGCTCGGCCAGCCCGGCGATCGGCGTCCTGCTCTCGGCGCATCAGTCGATCGGCGTACCGCAGCCGCTGAAACTGTTCGGCACCCCCGAGCAGAAGGAGAAGTTCCTCCCGCGCTGCGCCCGCACCGACATCAGCGCCTTCCTCCTCACCGAGCCCGACGTCGGCTCCGACCCCGCCCGACTGGCCACCTCGGCGGTCCCCGACGGCGACGACTACATCCTCGACGGCGTGAAGCTGTGGACGACGAACGGCGTGGTCGCCGACCTCCTGGTCGTCATGGCACGCGTGCCCAGGTCGGAAGGCCACAAGGGCGGCATCACGGCCTTCGTCGTCGAGTCCGACTCACCCGGCGTCACCGTCGAGAACCGCAACGCCTTCATGGGCCTGCGCGGCATCGAGAACGGCGTCACGCGCTTCCACCAGGTCCGGGTCCCCGCCGCGAACCGCATCGGCCCCGAGGGCGCGGGTCTGAAGATCGCCCTGACCACCCTCAACACGGGCCGTCTCTCCCTGCCCGCGTCCTGCGTGGCCGCCGGCAAGTGGTGCCTGAAGATCGCCCGCGAGTGGTCGGCGGCCCGTGAGCAGTGGGGCAAGCCGGTCGCCCACCACGAGGCGGTCGGCCAGAAGATCTCCTTCATCGCGGCGACCACCTTCGCCCTCGAAGCCGTCCTGGACCTCTCCTCCCAGATGGCCGACGAGGACCGCAACGACATCCGCATCGAGGGCGCCCTCGCGAAGCTCTTCGCCTCCGAGATGGGCTGGAAGATCGCCGACGAGCTGGTCCAGATCCGCGGCGGCCGGGGCTTCGAGACCGCGGACTCCCTCCGGGCGCGCGGCGAACGGGCCGTCCCCGCCGAGCAGATCCTGCGGGACCTCCGCATCAACCGGATCTTCGAGGGCTCCACGGAGATCATGCACCTGCTGATCGCGCGCGAGGCCGTCGACGCCCACCTCACCGTGGCCGGCGACCTCATCGACCCGGACAAGTCCCTCTCCGACAAGGCGAAGGCGGGCGCGAACGCGGGCGTCTTCTACGCCAAGTGGCTGCCCAAGCTGGTCGCGGGACCGGGCCAACTCCCGCGCACCTACGGCGACTTCCACCCGGCGGGCCACCCCGACCTGGCCGCGCACCTGCGCTACGTCGAACGGGGCGCCCGCAAGCTGGCCCGTTCCACGTTCTACGCCATGTCCCGCTGGCAGGGCCGGATGGAGACCAAGCAGGGCTTCCTGGGCCGGATCGTCGACATCGGCGCGGAACTCTTCGCGATGAGCGCGGCCGTCGTCCGGGCGGAACTGCTGCGCACCACCACCGACCACGGCCGCGAGGCCTACCAACTGGCCGACACCTTCTGCCGCCAGTCCCGCATCCGCGTCGAGGAACTCTTCGGCCGCCTGTGGACCAACACCGACGACATCGACCACAAGGTCGTCAAGGGCGTCCTCGGTGGCGCCTACGCATGGCTGGAGCAGGGCGTCATCGACCCCTCGGGCGAGGGCCCCTGGATCGCGGACGCGACCCCCGGCGAAAGCGAGAAGGAGAACGTCCACCGCCGCATCCGCTGA
- a CDS encoding DUF6368 family protein translates to MSGPTLVIDLAEPLSPARLGDFRELMVGLSTHFAEKRPGFFDVNVPAGRLGVEDSREEDWRKPFPLPLLGDAPADEKLTALVGFNPQREDWGRPFLVYLMGPGVGDESTFEAEHADEPEVEALLGFRPTHAVNVSACCNREIDHVATALLTAAVMDVIGGVAKVELLDGQESAVAGLPGMLGFADWMALGTAEFLRAWVGHPAFRLVK, encoded by the coding sequence ATGTCCGGCCCGACGTTGGTGATCGATTTGGCGGAGCCGCTCTCCCCGGCTCGGCTGGGGGATTTCCGCGAGCTGATGGTGGGGCTCTCCACCCACTTCGCGGAGAAGCGGCCCGGGTTCTTCGACGTCAACGTGCCCGCAGGGCGACTGGGCGTCGAGGACAGCCGAGAGGAGGACTGGCGGAAGCCGTTCCCCCTTCCCCTCCTCGGCGACGCCCCCGCGGACGAAAAGCTCACGGCCCTGGTGGGGTTCAATCCGCAGCGCGAGGACTGGGGCCGGCCCTTCCTGGTCTACTTGATGGGGCCGGGTGTCGGCGACGAGAGCACCTTCGAGGCTGAGCACGCGGACGAGCCCGAGGTGGAGGCCCTCCTCGGCTTCAGGCCGACTCATGCCGTCAATGTCAGCGCCTGCTGCAATCGCGAGATCGACCACGTGGCCACGGCTCTGCTGACCGCCGCTGTCATGGACGTCATCGGGGGCGTGGCCAAGGTCGAGCTGCTGGACGGGCAGGAGTCGGCCGTCGCCGGCCTTCCAGGGATGTTGGGGTTCGCGGACTGGATGGCGCTGGGAACGGCGGAGTTCCTGCGGGCCTGGGTCGGGCACCCCGCCTTCCGGCTGGTCAAGTAG
- a CDS encoding lamin tail domain-containing protein, with protein MHKRIRAALPALAGAVALTGTLLSSPAEAAGGVVIYRVYFDSPGKDTRSTTSLNGEWVQIKNTSSSAISLKGWVLKDLDNHKYTFPNIKIGAKKYIKVRTGSGTDTTATKYQNRKAYVWNNTSDTAKLTKANGSKVDSCSWTTRDASDKYC; from the coding sequence ATGCACAAGCGCATACGCGCCGCCCTGCCCGCGCTCGCCGGAGCGGTGGCCCTGACCGGCACGCTGCTGAGCAGCCCGGCCGAGGCGGCGGGGGGTGTGGTCATCTACCGCGTGTACTTCGACAGCCCGGGCAAGGACACGCGGTCCACCACGAGCCTCAACGGCGAGTGGGTGCAGATCAAGAACACGAGTTCGTCGGCGATCTCGCTCAAGGGCTGGGTGCTGAAGGACCTCGACAACCACAAGTACACGTTCCCGAACATCAAGATCGGGGCGAAGAAGTACATCAAGGTCCGCACGGGGTCGGGGACGGACACGACCGCGACGAAGTACCAGAACCGCAAGGCCTATGTCTGGAACAACACCAGCGACACGGCGAAGCTGACGAAGGCGAACGGGTCGAAGGTGGACTCCTGTTCGTGGACGACCCGGGACGCCAGCGACAAGTACTGCTAG
- the dxr gene encoding 1-deoxy-D-xylulose-5-phosphate reductoisomerase, whose translation MSDSPAPLADPHLVYDPVDGVRDVVILGSTGSIGTQAIDLVLRNPDRFRVTGLSAAGGRVELLAEQAHRLRVRTVAVAREDAVPALREALATAYGTAEPLPEILAGPDAATHLAASTCHTVLNGITGSIGLAPTLAALEAGRTLALANKESLIVGGPLVKAVAKPGQIIPVDSEHAALFQALASGTRADVRKLVVTASGGPFRGRTKAELADVTPADALAHPTWAMGPVITVNSATLVNKGLEVIEAHLLYDIPFDRIEVVVHPQSYVHSMVEFTDGSTMAQATPPDMRGPIAIGLGWPQRVPDAAPAFDWTKASTWEFFPLDNDAFPSVGLARHVGELAGTAPAVFNAANEECVDAFLHGGLRFDAIMETVTRVVEEHGTPAAGTSLTVADVLEAETWARARARELTTSTISTGKPTERTTAEARA comes from the coding sequence ATGAGCGACAGTCCAGCCCCTCTCGCCGATCCGCATCTCGTCTACGACCCGGTCGACGGCGTACGGGACGTAGTGATCCTCGGATCGACCGGATCGATCGGCACCCAGGCCATCGACCTCGTCCTGCGCAACCCGGACCGCTTCCGCGTCACCGGGCTCTCCGCCGCCGGAGGGCGGGTGGAGCTGCTGGCCGAGCAGGCGCACCGCCTGCGGGTGCGGACCGTCGCCGTCGCCCGCGAGGACGCCGTACCGGCCCTGCGTGAGGCCCTGGCCACGGCGTACGGCACCGCGGAGCCGCTGCCCGAGATCCTCGCCGGCCCGGACGCCGCCACCCACCTCGCCGCCTCCACCTGCCACACCGTGCTCAACGGCATCACCGGCTCCATCGGCCTCGCCCCGACCCTCGCGGCCCTGGAAGCCGGCCGCACCCTCGCGCTCGCCAACAAGGAGTCGCTCATCGTCGGCGGCCCGCTGGTGAAGGCCGTGGCGAAGCCGGGCCAGATCATCCCGGTCGACTCCGAGCACGCCGCCCTCTTCCAGGCCCTCGCCTCCGGTACCCGCGCCGACGTACGCAAGCTCGTCGTCACCGCCTCCGGGGGCCCCTTCCGCGGCCGTACGAAGGCGGAACTGGCCGATGTGACGCCCGCCGACGCGCTCGCGCACCCCACCTGGGCCATGGGCCCGGTCATCACCGTGAACTCCGCGACCCTCGTCAACAAGGGCCTGGAGGTCATCGAGGCGCACCTCCTCTACGACATTCCCTTCGACCGCATTGAGGTCGTCGTGCACCCCCAGTCGTATGTCCACTCGATGGTTGAGTTCACGGACGGATCGACGATGGCCCAGGCGACGCCCCCCGACATGCGCGGCCCCATCGCCATCGGCCTCGGCTGGCCGCAGCGCGTCCCCGACGCCGCGCCCGCCTTCGACTGGACCAAGGCGTCCACCTGGGAGTTCTTCCCCCTCGACAACGACGCGTTCCCGTCCGTAGGGCTCGCCCGGCACGTGGGCGAGCTCGCGGGCACCGCCCCCGCGGTGTTCAATGCGGCGAACGAGGAGTGCGTCGACGCGTTCCTGCACGGCGGCCTCAGGTTCGACGCGATCATGGAGACCGTCACACGGGTCGTCGAGGAGCACGGCACCCCCGCGGCGGGAACTTCCCTCACCGTGGCGGACGTCCTCGAAGCGGAGACCTGGGCGCGCGCCAGGGCCCGTGAGCTGACCACATCGACCATCTCGACCGGCAAACCCACCGAGCGGACGACCGCGGAGGCCCGTGCATGA
- a CDS encoding M50 family metallopeptidase, translated as MTTLMFILGIVVFVIGLAFSIAWHELGHFSTAKLFGVRVPQFMVGFGPTLWSKKKGETEYGVKAIPLGGYIRMIGMIPPGEDGRIESRSTSPWRVMIEDARAASFEELQPGDEKRLFYTRKPWKRVIVMFAGPFMNLVLAVVIFVGVMMTFGAQTQTTTVSKVSDCVIEASENRSKCRTGDEEAPAKAAGLKPGDKIVAFNGDPVDDWAALQSDIRSNPGKQVTVTVDRDGKELDLTATLVKNQVSKTDGNGGYVADKYVSAGWFGFTPASGIVPLSFGESVDRMGDMMENGVESLLSLPAKVPALWDATFGDGEREADSPMGVVGAARVGGEIFTMDIPATQQLASFLILLAGFNLSLFLFNMLPLLPLDGGHIAGALWESLRRNAAKVLRRPDPGPFDVAKLMPVAYVVAGIFVCFTLLVLIADLVNPVRIS; from the coding sequence ATGACGACCCTGATGTTCATCCTCGGCATAGTGGTCTTCGTGATCGGCCTGGCGTTCTCGATCGCGTGGCACGAGCTGGGCCACTTCTCCACCGCCAAGCTCTTCGGCGTCCGCGTGCCCCAGTTCATGGTGGGCTTCGGACCCACCCTCTGGTCGAAGAAGAAGGGCGAGACCGAGTACGGCGTCAAGGCGATCCCGCTCGGCGGCTACATCCGCATGATCGGCATGATCCCGCCCGGCGAGGACGGCCGGATCGAGAGCCGCTCGACCTCCCCGTGGCGCGTGATGATCGAGGACGCCCGCGCGGCCTCCTTCGAGGAACTCCAGCCGGGCGACGAGAAGCGGCTCTTCTACACGCGCAAGCCCTGGAAGCGCGTCATCGTGATGTTCGCCGGGCCCTTCATGAACCTGGTCCTGGCCGTCGTGATCTTCGTCGGCGTGATGATGACGTTCGGCGCGCAGACCCAGACGACCACGGTCAGCAAGGTCTCCGACTGTGTCATCGAGGCCAGCGAGAACCGCTCCAAGTGCCGGACCGGCGACGAGGAGGCCCCCGCCAAGGCCGCGGGCCTGAAGCCCGGCGACAAGATCGTCGCGTTCAACGGCGATCCCGTCGACGACTGGGCCGCCCTGCAGTCCGACATCCGCTCCAACCCCGGCAAGCAGGTCACCGTCACCGTCGACCGCGACGGCAAGGAACTCGACCTCACCGCCACCCTGGTGAAGAACCAGGTCAGCAAGACCGACGGCAACGGCGGCTACGTCGCCGACAAGTACGTCTCCGCCGGCTGGTTCGGCTTCACCCCCGCCTCCGGCATCGTCCCGCTCTCCTTCGGCGAGTCCGTCGACCGCATGGGCGACATGATGGAGAACGGCGTCGAGTCCCTGCTCTCCCTGCCCGCCAAGGTCCCCGCCCTGTGGGACGCCACCTTCGGCGACGGCGAGCGCGAGGCCGACTCGCCCATGGGCGTGGTCGGCGCGGCCCGCGTCGGCGGCGAGATCTTCACCATGGACATCCCCGCCACCCAGCAGCTCGCCAGCTTCCTCATCCTGCTGGCCGGCTTCAACCTCTCCCTCTTCCTGTTCAACATGCTTCCGCTCCTGCCGCTCGACGGCGGCCACATCGCGGGCGCTCTGTGGGAGTCGCTGCGCCGCAACGCGGCCAAGGTGCTCCGCCGGCCCGACCCCGGCCCGTTCGACGTGGCGAAGCTGATGCCCGTCGCCTACGTCGTGGCCGGCATCTTCGTCTGCTTCACCCTCCTGGTGCTGATCGCGGACCTCGTGAACCCGGTGCGCATCTCGTAG
- the ispG gene encoding flavodoxin-dependent (E)-4-hydroxy-3-methylbut-2-enyl-diphosphate synthase, which translates to MTAISLGMPSVPTKLAERRKSRQIQVGSVAVGGDAPVSVQSMTTTRTSDIGATLQQIAELTASGCQIVRVACPTQDDADALPVIAKKSQIPVIADIHFQPKYVFAAIEAGCAAVRVNPGNIKQFDDKVKEIAQAANDHGTPIRIGVNAGSLDRRLLQKYGKATPEALVESALWEASLFEEHGFRDIKISVKHNDPVVMVNAYRQLAAQCDYPLHLGVTEAGPAFQGTIKSAVAFGALLSEGIGDTIRVSLSAPPVEEIKVGNQILESLNLKPRRLEIVSCPSCGRAQVDVYKLAEEVTAGLTGMEVPLRVAVMGCVVNGPGEAREADLGVASGNGKGQIFVKGEVIKTVPESKIVETLIEEAMKIAEQMEADGVTSGEPTVAVAG; encoded by the coding sequence ATGACTGCGATTTCTCTCGGCATGCCGTCCGTTCCGACCAAGCTCGCCGAGCGCCGCAAGAGCCGGCAGATCCAGGTCGGGTCCGTCGCGGTCGGCGGGGACGCCCCGGTGTCGGTCCAGTCGATGACCACCACCCGTACGTCGGACATCGGCGCCACGCTGCAGCAGATCGCCGAGCTGACGGCCTCCGGCTGCCAGATCGTCCGCGTCGCCTGCCCCACGCAGGACGACGCCGACGCCCTCCCGGTGATCGCCAAGAAGTCGCAGATCCCGGTCATCGCCGACATCCACTTCCAGCCGAAGTACGTCTTCGCCGCGATCGAGGCCGGCTGCGCCGCGGTCCGCGTCAACCCGGGCAACATCAAGCAGTTCGACGACAAGGTCAAGGAGATCGCCCAGGCGGCGAACGACCACGGCACCCCGATCCGCATCGGTGTCAACGCCGGCTCCCTCGACCGCCGCCTCCTCCAGAAGTACGGCAAGGCCACCCCCGAGGCGCTCGTCGAGTCCGCCCTCTGGGAGGCGTCCCTCTTCGAGGAGCACGGCTTCCGCGACATCAAGATCTCGGTCAAGCACAACGACCCGGTCGTCATGGTCAACGCCTACCGCCAGCTCGCCGCCCAGTGCGACTACCCCCTCCACCTCGGCGTCACCGAGGCGGGCCCCGCCTTCCAGGGCACCATCAAGTCGGCGGTGGCCTTCGGCGCGCTCCTCTCCGAGGGCATCGGTGACACCATCCGCGTCTCCCTCTCGGCCCCGCCGGTCGAGGAGATCAAGGTCGGCAACCAGATCCTGGAGTCGCTGAACCTCAAGCCGCGCCGCCTCGAGATCGTCTCCTGCCCCTCCTGCGGCCGCGCCCAGGTCGACGTCTACAAGCTCGCCGAAGAGGTCACCGCCGGCCTCACCGGCATGGAGGTCCCCCTCCGCGTCGCCGTCATGGGCTGCGTCGTCAACGGCCCCGGCGAGGCCCGCGAGGCCGACCTCGGCGTCGCCTCCGGCAACGGCAAGGGCCAGATCTTCGTCAAGGGCGAGGTCATCAAGACCGTCCCCGAGTCCAAGATCGTCGAGACCCTCATCGAGGAAGCGATGAAGATCGCCGAACAGATGGAGGCGGACGGCGTCACCTCGGGCGAACCGACGGTGGCGGTGGCGGGCTGA
- a CDS encoding GNAT family N-acetyltransferase: MLTQTTTRVLEPSDLDAALAVLDRDPVANAFVTSRVQVAGLDPWRLGGEMWGWYEDGALTSLCYAGANLVPICATPRAVRAFADRARRAGRRCSSVVGPAEPTAQLWRLLEPSWGPAREIRSHQPLMVTDRLPDPAEVTPDPYVRRIRKDEMDTIMPACVAMFTEEVGVSPLAGDGGLLYQARVAELVGSGRSFARLDADGRVVFKAEIGAATPQACQIQGVWVAPEYRGQGLAAPGMAAVLRYALADVAPLVSLYVNDFNTAARRTYQRVGFQEVGAFMSVLF; this comes from the coding sequence GTGTTGACCCAGACCACCACCAGGGTCCTCGAACCGAGTGACCTGGACGCCGCACTCGCCGTCCTGGACCGAGACCCCGTCGCGAACGCCTTCGTGACCTCCCGCGTCCAGGTCGCCGGGCTGGACCCGTGGCGGCTGGGCGGCGAGATGTGGGGCTGGTACGAGGACGGCGCCCTGACCTCCCTCTGCTACGCCGGCGCCAACCTCGTCCCCATCTGCGCCACCCCCCGCGCCGTGCGCGCCTTCGCCGACCGCGCCCGCCGGGCCGGCCGCCGCTGCTCCTCGGTCGTCGGCCCCGCCGAACCCACCGCCCAGCTCTGGCGCCTCCTCGAACCCAGCTGGGGCCCGGCCCGTGAGATCCGCTCGCACCAGCCCCTCATGGTCACCGACCGGCTGCCCGACCCCGCAGAGGTCACCCCCGACCCGTACGTCCGCCGGATCCGCAAGGACGAGATGGACACGATCATGCCGGCGTGCGTCGCGATGTTCACCGAGGAGGTCGGCGTCTCCCCGCTGGCCGGCGACGGCGGACTCCTCTACCAGGCCCGGGTCGCCGAACTCGTGGGCTCCGGCCGCTCCTTCGCCCGCCTCGACGCCGACGGCCGCGTCGTCTTCAAGGCCGAGATCGGCGCCGCCACCCCCCAGGCCTGCCAGATCCAGGGCGTCTGGGTCGCCCCCGAGTACCGGGGCCAGGGCCTCGCGGCCCCCGGCATGGCAGCGGTCCTCCGCTACGCCCTGGCCGACGTGGCCCCCTTGGTCAGCCTCTACGTCAACGACTTCAACACGGCGGCGCGGCGCACGTACCAGAGGGTGGGCTTCCAAGAGGTGGGCGCCTTCATGAGCGTGCTGTTCTGA
- a CDS encoding GNAT family N-acetyltransferase — translation MDLVIGPLDLSAHVDEALAVQAVAFGLGPDEVAVRRQIVLRHMTYPGARALGATTGGRLVGFVYGMPNDRTHWWSTVVEPYLRALGHDHWLDDSFVITELHVHPRHQNHGIGRALITTITDSAVEPRSILSAIDVDSPARGLYHSLGYTDLARRVVFPSAPKPYAVMGAPLPLRRR, via the coding sequence ATGGACCTCGTCATCGGCCCCTTGGACCTCTCCGCCCACGTAGACGAGGCCCTGGCAGTGCAAGCCGTAGCCTTCGGCCTGGGCCCGGACGAGGTGGCCGTCCGCCGCCAGATCGTCCTCCGCCACATGACCTACCCGGGGGCCAGAGCCCTCGGCGCGACGACCGGAGGCCGACTCGTCGGCTTCGTCTACGGCATGCCCAACGACCGCACCCACTGGTGGTCCACCGTCGTCGAGCCCTACCTCCGCGCCCTCGGCCACGACCACTGGCTGGACGACTCCTTCGTCATCACCGAACTGCACGTCCACCCCCGCCACCAGAACCACGGCATCGGCCGCGCCCTCATCACCACCATCACCGACAGCGCCGTCGAACCCCGTTCGATCCTCTCCGCGATCGACGTCGACAGCCCGGCCCGCGGCCTCTACCACTCCCTCGGCTACACCGACCTCGCCCGCCGGGTCGTCTTCCCCAGCGCCCCCAAGCCGTACGCGGTGATGGGCGCCCCCCTGCCCCTGCGGCGCCGATAG
- a CDS encoding proline--tRNA ligase yields MANAPVQRMSQLMAKTLRDDPADAEVLSHKLLVRAGYVRRTAAGVWTWLPLGKKVLANVERIVREEMDAIGAQEVLLPALLPKEPYEATGRWDEYGPELFRLKDRKGGDYLLGPTHEEIFTLIVKDQASSYKDLPVILYQIQTKFRDEARPRAGILRGREFLMKDSYSFDTEDEGLAQSYALHRQAYQKVFERLGLDYRICAATAGAMGGSKSEEFLAPAGAGEDTFADCPACDFAANTEAITFELKPVDADGVPALEEIPTPDTPAIETLAAHLGVEASATLKNLLVKVDGEIVAVGVPGDREVDMGKVEAHFAPAVVEMVTEADFAGRPDLVRGYVGPQGLGEKVTYIADPRVAPGTAWITGANKPGTHAKNVVAGRDFEVGEYVDVVVVQEGDPCPNCGTGLKLDRAIEIGHIFQLGRKYADALKLDVLGQNGKPVRVTMGSYGIGVSRAVAALAEQSADDKGLCWPAEVAPADVHVVAAGKALQTELALDVSEKLRAAGLRVLVDDRAGVSPGVKFTDSELIGVPKILVAGRRSAEGVLELKDRRTGEREELTVDEAIARLTTA; encoded by the coding sequence ATGGCGAACGCACCGGTCCAGCGCATGTCCCAGTTGATGGCGAAGACGCTGCGCGACGACCCCGCGGACGCCGAGGTGCTCAGCCACAAACTCCTCGTCCGCGCCGGTTACGTGCGCCGCACGGCGGCCGGCGTGTGGACCTGGCTGCCGCTCGGCAAGAAGGTCCTCGCCAACGTGGAGCGCATCGTCCGCGAGGAGATGGACGCGATCGGCGCCCAGGAGGTGCTGCTCCCCGCGCTGCTGCCGAAGGAGCCCTACGAGGCGACGGGCCGCTGGGACGAGTACGGCCCGGAGCTGTTCCGCCTGAAGGACCGCAAGGGCGGCGACTACCTCCTCGGCCCCACCCACGAGGAGATCTTCACGCTGATCGTGAAGGACCAGGCGTCCTCCTACAAGGACCTGCCGGTGATCCTCTACCAGATCCAGACGAAGTTCCGTGACGAGGCCCGCCCCCGCGCCGGCATCCTGCGCGGCCGTGAGTTCCTGATGAAGGACTCCTACTCCTTCGACACCGAGGACGAGGGCCTGGCCCAGTCGTACGCCCTGCACCGCCAGGCGTACCAGAAGGTGTTCGAGCGCCTCGGCCTCGACTACCGCATCTGCGCCGCCACGGCGGGCGCGATGGGCGGCTCGAAGTCGGAGGAGTTCCTGGCCCCGGCCGGCGCCGGCGAGGACACCTTCGCGGACTGCCCGGCGTGCGACTTCGCGGCCAACACCGAGGCCATCACGTTCGAGTTGAAGCCGGTGGACGCCGACGGCGTGCCCGCCCTCGAGGAGATCCCGACCCCGGACACCCCGGCCATCGAGACCCTCGCCGCGCACCTCGGCGTCGAGGCCTCCGCCACCCTGAAGAACCTCCTCGTGAAGGTCGACGGCGAGATCGTCGCCGTCGGCGTCCCCGGCGACCGCGAGGTCGACATGGGCAAGGTCGAGGCGCACTTCGCCCCGGCGGTCGTCGAGATGGTCACCGAGGCGGACTTCGCCGGCCGCCCCGACCTGGTCCGCGGCTACGTCGGCCCGCAGGGCCTCGGCGAGAAGGTCACCTACATCGCCGACCCGCGCGTCGCCCCGGGCACCGCCTGGATCACGGGCGCCAACAAGCCCGGCACGCACGCCAAGAACGTCGTCGCGGGCCGCGACTTCGAGGTCGGCGAGTACGTCGACGTCGTGGTGGTCCAGGAGGGCGACCCCTGCCCCAACTGCGGTACCGGCCTCAAGCTGGACCGCGCCATCGAGATCGGCCACATCTTCCAGCTCGGCCGCAAGTACGCCGACGCCCTCAAGCTCGACGTCCTCGGCCAGAACGGCAAGCCCGTCCGCGTCACCATGGGTTCGTACGGCATCGGCGTCTCCCGCGCGGTCGCCGCCCTCGCCGAGCAGTCCGCCGACGACAAGGGCCTGTGCTGGCCCGCCGAGGTCGCCCCGGCCGACGTCCACGTCGTCGCGGCCGGCAAGGCCCTCCAGACCGAACTGGCCCTCGACGTCTCCGAGAAGCTGCGGGCGGCCGGCCTCCGCGTCCTGGTCGACGACCGCGCGGGCGTCTCCCCGGGCGTGAAGTTCACCGACTCGGAGCTGATCGGCGTACCGAAGATCCTGGTCGCCGGCCGCCGTTCCGCCGAGGGGGTCCTGGAGCTGAAGGACCGCCGCACCGGTGAGCGTGAGGAACTGACGGTCGACGAGGCGATCGCCCGCCTCACCACCGCCTGA